From Spartinivicinus ruber, the proteins below share one genomic window:
- a CDS encoding GspE/PulE family protein: MQFSPELIEELRREVDIDDKLFSKLLKANNNDYEQFILMLIKEGYISRKKWGKKIGDAIDFAYLPLNETYIDDSLLELIPQEIAEKYSAMIVYKFGSRVSIALKNPLDHNTKVILSRFVGHPISALFSFEDEIKKSIAMHYGAAVCLDTLLEKTEKLTPTSNLDSPEQLVKLASNKEVKDLANTIIYMALKDKVSDIHIESKKHHVLLRFRKDGVLFNQAVLPLQISASLTNYFKTLAQADISEKRRPQDGRFDFALSHHTIDIRLSVLPTLHGEKLVMRLLGTEFLDKYLDFDELGFSKSITSHVQEALNAPNGMIFVTGPTGSGKTTTLHCALNYLSNPGINIVTIENPIEYEHPNITQISVEEKIGRNFSSILRAVLRQDPDVIMIGEIRDLETARIAANAALTGHMVLTSLHTNNAIQAVTRMVEMGVEHFVIAPSVIGVLGQRLVRKICSNCMEAYTPNETYMSRFFDLDNVSTMPELYRGSGCHACNNTGFSGRIAIHEFLGITDELRNHIIQSQSHQNFYQAAIQSEHYQPLAKDGFKKALMGQTTLEEVASIVRVFEDK; this comes from the coding sequence ATGCAATTTAGCCCCGAGTTAATTGAAGAGCTTAGACGTGAAGTGGATATCGATGACAAGCTTTTTAGCAAACTTCTCAAAGCCAATAATAATGACTACGAGCAGTTTATTTTGATGCTAATTAAAGAAGGTTATATTTCACGCAAGAAATGGGGCAAAAAAATTGGTGATGCCATTGATTTTGCTTATTTACCACTTAATGAAACTTATATAGATGATAGTTTACTAGAGCTAATTCCCCAGGAAATTGCTGAAAAATATTCAGCAATGATAGTGTACAAATTTGGCAGCCGCGTCAGTATTGCTTTAAAAAACCCACTTGACCATAATACTAAAGTGATTTTAAGCCGATTTGTTGGCCACCCTATTAGTGCTCTTTTTAGTTTTGAAGATGAAATAAAAAAATCCATCGCTATGCACTATGGTGCTGCAGTATGTCTTGATACGTTATTAGAAAAAACTGAAAAATTAACACCTACCTCCAATTTGGACTCTCCTGAGCAATTGGTCAAGCTAGCTAGTAATAAAGAAGTCAAAGACCTAGCTAATACAATCATCTATATGGCCTTAAAAGATAAGGTATCTGATATTCATATTGAGTCGAAAAAACATCATGTGTTACTGCGATTTCGTAAGGATGGTGTGCTATTTAATCAAGCAGTATTACCATTACAAATTTCTGCTTCGTTGACAAACTACTTTAAAACATTAGCTCAAGCAGATATTTCTGAAAAGCGCAGACCCCAAGATGGCCGTTTTGACTTCGCATTATCACACCATACCATTGATATTCGTTTGTCCGTTTTGCCTACGCTTCATGGTGAAAAATTGGTCATGCGGTTACTTGGTACTGAGTTTCTAGATAAATACCTTGATTTTGACGAACTTGGTTTCAGCAAGTCAATTACCAGCCATGTTCAAGAAGCTTTAAATGCACCCAACGGCATGATTTTTGTTACTGGGCCAACAGGTTCTGGCAAAACCACAACCCTACATTGTGCACTCAATTATTTGAGTAATCCTGGTATTAATATTGTCACCATTGAAAACCCGATAGAATACGAACACCCCAACATTACCCAAATCTCTGTTGAAGAAAAAATAGGACGTAATTTTTCTTCAATATTACGTGCAGTTTTACGACAAGACCCTGACGTGATTATGATTGGTGAAATTCGTGATCTTGAAACCGCACGCATTGCTGCAAATGCAGCCCTCACTGGTCATATGGTATTAACCAGTTTGCATACGAATAATGCCATTCAAGCGGTTACCCGCATGGTAGAAATGGGAGTTGAACACTTTGTGATTGCCCCATCGGTTATTGGTGTGCTTGGCCAACGACTCGTGCGCAAGATTTGCTCAAACTGTATGGAAGCTTATACACCTAATGAAACTTATATGAGCCGTTTTTTTGATCTGGATAATGTGTCGACTATGCCTGAGCTTTATCGTGGTAGCGGCTGTCATGCCTGCAATAATACTGGTTTTTCTGGGCGTATTGCTATACACGAATTTCTTGGCATTACTGACGAGCTTCGCAATCACATTATCCAGTCACAAAGCCACCAAAACTTTTATCAAGCAGCCATCCAAAGTGAACATTATCAACCACTAGCCAAGGATGGTTTTAAAAAGGCCTTAATGGGACAAACCACTTTGGAAGAAGTGGCAAGCATTGTCAGGGTTTTTGAAGACAAGTAA
- a CDS encoding response regulator, whose protein sequence is MSYLYKKNMFRLVILLLSIILLVIGFAYVSYFKEKKQVYSKFNILLLSEVEEEAIKISEKLNRLKEDVAFLADVPPIQGIIRAVGNDGFDVKENSHIALWLSRLNQIFSSYLKSHPDVYQVRYIGVANNGRELVRVDKENNKIVIVSEEKLQSKSHRDYYQQTARLKSGDFYISDITLNRENNTIVVPYVPTLRVTTPIYHESTGKLFGMIVINYDTTQLFSSLIAGLPEFFQLYLTNSSGDFLIHSKAEKTFGFDLVQRYQWQDEFKQHPSNSDMPDGLVFYNHVQGIQLARSQQLVLAQQPKRFLNIIVTLPETVVNNSFIQSLITNVLAMIVVMLVVGGMLYLYWLNIQQRQRVNEEQARLAAIVTSTQDAMIGKNLQGVITDWNRAAEKMFGYTAEEAIGKHLIDIIIPEERKHEEDNILKNVSSGKVIPHFNTQRHDKNGNIIDVSISVSPIFNSKGKIVGAANTARDITQQIIIENQIRELNTSLEQRVADRTAEIHHYASLQEAILNQASTAIIATDIDGIINLFNPAAEQMLGYSAVEVMNELNISTLLLQQEVVDRANEFSEQLQESVEPGFETLVVKSQNNLANEHEWTFVRKDSSTIPVFLLVNALLDKLGGTYGFLFIVTNITQLVENKRKLVLIRDQLIKASEVAQLGIWSWDLENNKLDWNKQMLDIYQVPEQSHKTDLYYEYWYNTIHPEDREETVDKLSKAIAGKGIFDPIFRIIHPNGDIRYIKAGATVERNKKGEPVLLLGINRDITEQLMHEMQLEKAKSKAEVANQAKSDFVANMSHEIRTPMNAILGMVQLLLKTSLDKKQFDYVQKTESAARLLLGILNDILDFSKIEAGKLTLDLQPCHIDEMLKNVGMVASNNVGNKRLEILFDIDPVLSQKMFIVDELRLQQILINLISNAVKFTSKGEVILTVKLILVKEAYILFFEVRDTGIGIAAEKLKNIFEVFTQAETSTTRRFGGTGLGLAICERLVKLMGGDISVDSELGKGSTFKFKIPCKAASSTPQLRFEKLPKNIKVLIVDDNEFSRHVLSVMVKSFGWISDEAKDGEEAIYKTKTNTEGLSPYDLVLLDRRMPGIDGFKVCDKIKSQYTIDKAPLVIMITADHKEAEEYSKKADALLFKPITASMLFDTVMDLIKDSVQYQTHDISERRLDQMSLLLVEDNPTNQQVAKELLEIEGAKITLADDGLEAIGYLKQSSDSFDIVLMDIQMPNMDGYSATKEIRNTLGLKALPIIAMTANAMESDQQAALAAGMNDHVGKPFELDEVIDVLLKWVHPQQQATKETQDKGVLTDNSLLDMESAIKRFGGHKKVYQRVLSSFLKDIPKLMDAVPARRPTESIDKIANTLHTIKGVTATMGSEAIAQTSEQLETLLRNNDSGDYESLFIQLTQQVKSTCQYVEALVLELEEKPQEQTEKSPS, encoded by the coding sequence ATGTCATATTTATATAAAAAAAATATGTTTCGTTTAGTAATCTTGCTTTTAAGTATTATATTGTTGGTTATTGGTTTTGCTTATGTTAGTTATTTCAAGGAAAAGAAACAAGTATACTCAAAGTTTAATATATTACTTTTAAGTGAAGTTGAAGAAGAAGCTATTAAAATATCTGAAAAGTTAAACAGATTGAAGGAAGATGTCGCTTTTTTAGCTGATGTGCCACCAATCCAAGGTATAATCAGAGCAGTTGGCAATGATGGGTTTGATGTAAAAGAAAATAGCCATATTGCTTTATGGTTAAGTCGCCTTAATCAAATATTCAGTAGCTATTTAAAGTCTCATCCTGATGTCTATCAAGTGCGTTATATTGGGGTGGCCAATAATGGTCGAGAGCTAGTTAGAGTAGATAAGGAGAACAATAAAATTGTCATAGTTAGTGAAGAAAAATTACAATCTAAAAGCCACAGAGATTACTATCAGCAAACAGCTAGGCTAAAATCGGGCGACTTCTATATTTCTGACATTACTTTAAATCGTGAAAATAATACCATTGTAGTTCCTTATGTCCCCACTCTTAGAGTAACAACACCTATTTATCATGAGAGTACTGGCAAACTGTTTGGGATGATTGTTATCAACTATGATACAACCCAATTATTTTCTAGTTTAATTGCAGGTTTGCCTGAATTTTTTCAGTTATATTTAACTAATTCATCTGGAGACTTTTTAATTCATTCTAAGGCAGAGAAAACATTTGGCTTTGACTTGGTACAACGGTATCAATGGCAGGACGAGTTTAAACAGCATCCCAGTAATAGTGATATGCCTGATGGGTTGGTGTTTTATAACCATGTTCAAGGGATTCAACTGGCCAGAAGTCAACAGTTAGTATTAGCCCAACAGCCAAAACGTTTTTTAAATATTATTGTTACTTTGCCAGAGACAGTGGTTAATAACAGTTTTATTCAAAGCTTAATTACCAATGTACTAGCAATGATAGTAGTTATGTTGGTAGTTGGGGGAATGCTGTATTTATATTGGTTAAACATACAACAACGCCAGCGAGTCAATGAAGAGCAAGCCCGGTTAGCGGCTATTGTTACTAGCACTCAGGACGCAATGATTGGTAAAAATTTGCAAGGTGTTATTACTGACTGGAATCGGGCAGCTGAAAAAATGTTTGGTTACACCGCTGAAGAAGCCATTGGCAAACATTTGATTGATATCATTATTCCAGAAGAACGCAAGCATGAAGAAGATAATATTCTTAAAAATGTCTCATCAGGAAAAGTAATTCCTCATTTCAATACGCAAAGGCATGATAAAAATGGCAACATAATTGATGTTTCTATTTCTGTTTCACCTATTTTCAATAGCAAAGGTAAAATAGTGGGTGCAGCGAATACGGCGAGAGATATTACTCAGCAAATAATTATAGAGAATCAGATTCGGGAATTAAATACTTCTTTAGAACAACGAGTAGCTGACAGAACTGCAGAAATTCACCACTACGCTTCTTTGCAAGAAGCTATTTTAAATCAAGCCAGTACTGCGATTATTGCAACGGATATTGATGGTATCATTAATTTATTTAATCCTGCAGCAGAGCAGATGCTAGGCTATAGCGCTGTAGAAGTAATGAATGAGCTTAATATTAGTACCTTATTACTTCAACAGGAAGTGGTTGATCGAGCAAATGAATTTTCAGAACAACTGCAAGAGTCGGTTGAACCTGGGTTTGAAACGCTAGTTGTTAAATCTCAGAACAATCTAGCCAATGAACATGAGTGGACATTTGTTAGGAAAGACAGCTCTACTATTCCTGTTTTTTTGTTAGTGAATGCTTTACTTGATAAGCTTGGGGGTACTTATGGGTTTTTATTTATAGTAACCAATATAACCCAGTTAGTAGAGAATAAGCGTAAACTAGTGTTAATACGTGATCAATTAATCAAGGCATCAGAAGTGGCTCAGTTGGGTATTTGGAGTTGGGATTTAGAAAATAATAAACTGGACTGGAATAAACAGATGCTTGATATTTATCAAGTGCCTGAGCAATCACACAAGACAGATCTTTATTATGAATATTGGTATAACACAATACATCCAGAAGACAGAGAGGAAACAGTTGATAAGTTAAGTAAAGCTATAGCAGGGAAGGGGATATTTGATCCAATCTTTCGAATTATTCATCCCAATGGTGATATTCGTTATATTAAAGCAGGAGCTACGGTTGAGCGTAACAAAAAAGGAGAGCCAGTACTCCTGCTTGGTATTAATAGGGATATTACCGAGCAATTAATGCATGAAATGCAATTAGAAAAAGCCAAATCTAAAGCAGAAGTGGCCAATCAAGCAAAGTCAGATTTTGTTGCGAATATGAGCCATGAAATTCGTACACCCATGAATGCTATATTAGGAATGGTTCAGCTATTATTGAAAACCTCTCTTGATAAAAAACAATTTGATTATGTACAAAAAACCGAATCGGCTGCTCGGTTATTACTCGGTATTCTCAATGATATTCTTGATTTTTCCAAAATCGAAGCGGGTAAACTTACCCTAGATTTACAACCTTGTCATATTGATGAAATGTTGAAAAATGTGGGTATGGTTGCATCTAATAATGTAGGGAATAAAAGATTAGAAATTTTGTTTGATATTGATCCTGTGTTATCACAAAAAATGTTTATTGTTGATGAGTTACGTTTGCAACAAATTTTAATTAATTTAATCAGTAATGCTGTTAAATTTACTTCAAAGGGAGAAGTGATTCTTACAGTTAAGCTGATCTTGGTAAAAGAAGCTTATATTTTATTTTTTGAAGTCCGTGACACAGGTATTGGTATAGCTGCTGAAAAGCTAAAGAATATTTTTGAGGTATTTACTCAAGCAGAGACTTCAACGACCAGGCGATTTGGAGGAACAGGACTTGGTTTGGCTATTTGTGAGCGATTAGTAAAACTCATGGGGGGGGATATTAGTGTTGATAGTGAGCTAGGAAAAGGAAGTACTTTTAAATTTAAAATCCCTTGTAAGGCAGCTTCATCAACGCCTCAACTTAGATTTGAGAAGTTGCCAAAAAATATCAAAGTATTGATTGTTGATGATAATGAATTTTCACGCCATGTATTATCAGTGATGGTCAAGTCTTTCGGGTGGATATCTGATGAAGCCAAGGATGGTGAGGAAGCCATTTATAAAACGAAAACCAATACAGAGGGATTATCTCCTTATGATTTGGTTTTATTAGACAGGCGTATGCCTGGTATAGATGGTTTTAAAGTGTGTGATAAAATCAAATCACAATATACAATAGATAAAGCACCACTGGTTATTATGATTACTGCTGACCATAAAGAAGCAGAAGAATATTCCAAAAAAGCTGATGCTTTACTCTTTAAGCCTATAACCGCTTCAATGTTATTTGATACAGTAATGGACCTGATTAAGGATAGTGTGCAATATCAAACTCATGATATTAGTGAACGACGCTTAGATCAAATGTCATTACTTTTAGTTGAAGATAACCCTACTAACCAACAGGTAGCAAAGGAGTTATTAGAAATTGAGGGGGCAAAAATTACATTAGCCGATGATGGTCTTGAAGCCATTGGGTACCTTAAGCAATCCAGTGATTCATTTGACATTGTATTAATGGATATTCAAATGCCTAATATGGATGGCTATAGTGCAACAAAAGAAATCCGTAATACCCTTGGCCTAAAAGCACTGCCAATCATTGCCATGACGGCCAATGCGATGGAGTCTGACCAACAGGCTGCCTTGGCGGCAGGTATGAATGATCATGTTGGTAAGCCATTTGAACTTGATGAAGTGATTGATGTGCTACTTAAATGGGTACATCCTCAACAGCAGGCAACGAAAGAAACACAAGATAAGGGCGTTCTCACTGATAATTCTTTATTAGATATGGAAAGTGCTATTAAGCGGTTTGGTGGCCATAAGAAAGTTTACCAACGTGTATTAAGTAGCTTTTTAAAAGATATCCCTAAATTAATGGACGCAGTGCCTGCACGCAGACCTACAGAATCAATTGATAAAATTGCAAATACCTTGCATACCATTAAAGGAGTAACTGCCACTATGGGTTCAGAGGCTATTGCGCAAACGAGTGAACAACTGGAAACCTTATTACGTAATAATGACAGTGGTGATTATGAGAGTTTATTTATACAACTCACACAACAGGTGAAGAGCACCTGTCAGTATGTGGAAGCACTTGTGCTAGAGTTAGAAGAAAAACCTCAAGAACAAACAGAAAAATCACCAAGCTAG
- a CDS encoding response regulator: METKTAMDTEKKNIKVMLVDDEQHVIDYVSELVESVGFSMAGYANGGREALEKLPVLKPDLILLDVTMPGIPGNELVAEIKKRDELAKIIMLTSRNAAYIVKSCINNGARGYILKSQGPEYIRNKLLDIWETSLQS; this comes from the coding sequence ATGGAAACAAAAACAGCTATGGATACGGAAAAGAAAAACATCAAAGTAATGCTTGTTGATGATGAACAACATGTCATTGACTATGTTTCTGAGCTTGTCGAATCTGTTGGTTTTAGCATGGCAGGATATGCTAATGGAGGTAGAGAAGCTCTGGAAAAATTACCCGTATTAAAGCCTGACCTTATCCTGCTTGATGTAACAATGCCAGGAATCCCAGGTAACGAACTTGTTGCAGAAATAAAAAAACGTGATGAACTAGCTAAGATAATTATGCTCACTTCTCGTAATGCCGCCTATATTGTTAAGTCTTGTATTAATAATGGTGCACGAGGTTATATCCTTAAAAGTCAGGGACCAGAATATATTCGTAACAAACTTCTGGATATTTGGGAAACCAGTCTTCAATCATAA
- a CDS encoding response regulator — translation MQYSFNKVLHVDDQAVIRELVILGFENTDIHVNSVDSATACMEAINSFCPDVVLLDFFLADSDDENLADKIYEYNPNIPIIFLSGRNKNIILSEKKLPNIAGVITKPFVPENIPAQIEELLTSTNQPIQSSSTSSNRLTALTEKYQHYLKHEVKPTIEHYWNAIINQQSLTSNLHELILETHKIVGTAGIYGMQALSSAAADFENLLLAYEQRNPTHAEDLIKDGELLYCQLMYELDKLD, via the coding sequence ATGCAATACTCATTTAACAAAGTACTTCATGTTGATGACCAGGCTGTCATTCGTGAACTAGTGATCTTAGGGTTTGAAAATACCGACATTCATGTCAATTCTGTTGACTCAGCGACTGCTTGTATGGAAGCAATCAACAGTTTCTGCCCAGATGTAGTATTACTCGATTTTTTTCTGGCTGACTCTGATGATGAAAACCTTGCTGATAAAATTTATGAATACAACCCTAATATTCCAATTATTTTTCTTTCTGGTCGAAATAAAAACATTATTCTTTCAGAAAAAAAATTACCTAATATTGCAGGTGTCATCACCAAGCCCTTTGTGCCAGAGAATATTCCTGCACAAATTGAAGAGTTGCTTACATCAACTAATCAACCAATACAATCAAGCTCAACCAGCAGTAATCGTTTAACTGCGTTAACCGAAAAATACCAGCACTATCTTAAACATGAAGTCAAACCAACTATTGAGCACTATTGGAATGCAATTATTAACCAGCAATCATTAACCAGTAATCTACATGAACTAATTCTAGAGACACATAAAATCGTAGGGACAGCAGGTATCTACGGTATGCAAGCATTATCCTCTGCGGCGGCTGATTTTGAAAACCTGCTGTTGGCCTATGAACAAAGAAATCCAACCCATGCAGAAGATCTCATTAAAGATGGGGAACTATTATACTGCCAATTAATGTATGAGCTTGATAAGCTTGATTAA
- a CDS encoding zinc ribbon domain-containing protein has product MSCNHTNDSYARYCTTCGESLERLTCRCGTANNLTSEFCWMCGQSLKQNKKSNSSFSHKYHLREFLLDAELQAEEVSETITMSQEDIEKLLQGGN; this is encoded by the coding sequence ATGAGTTGCAACCATACCAATGATAGTTATGCCCGCTACTGTACCACCTGTGGTGAATCCTTAGAACGCTTGACCTGTCGCTGTGGTACTGCCAATAACTTAACCAGTGAATTTTGCTGGATGTGTGGCCAGTCGCTTAAACAGAATAAAAAAAGCAATAGCAGCTTTTCTCATAAATACCACTTACGAGAATTTCTCTTAGATGCAGAGCTTCAAGCAGAGGAGGTAAGCGAAACTATCACCATGTCACAGGAAGACATTGAAAAATTGTTACAAGGAGGCAATTAG
- a CDS encoding response regulator has product MKIRTDLTLNLSLFSLLPTVIITLLLYINATSFVEKNAIEHLATISEIQQARLHTLISHHRDRVKLIASRTKLRTLLQDYQNKSEAKLVTYMQRILDDAIHSVEGIEAAFIYSRQQELVLDTYINNEVIQSTAINHQQLDEPNRPLVWRNGNNHFNIQIVEPLFLQNQSIGYLLVQFEADSFLSTFTNYVGMGTTGELIVARQEDSQPLQVIHPLRFTSTTVNTPVTAFNSQKASNNSFIQKDINTTTVIPEVKDYRGHEVIAVASQIIDLPWVLIVKMDRKEIFSPVKKPFAYFFVSILVILILGATFGLFMARRISGPIEQLTHATRLSKPVKLTSQNEIGLLATAHNNMLTQQLRHQSELEHKVEERTNELNEALKAAKAADRAKSEFLSNMSHEIRTPMNAILGMIQLLTKTFLNTKQSDYVQKMESAARLLLAIINDILDFSKIEAGKLTLDLRPNNIDQLLHNVGVIAANNIGNKKLEIIFDITPDLSQKNFMIDELRLQQVLINLTSNAIKFTNTGEIVLSVKSTELKETHILFFEVRDTGIGIAPEQLEKIFDCFSQAETSTTRRFGGTGLGLTISKHLVELMGGTICVESELGKGSIFRFNISCQVAASLPLSQQQTYILPDNLKVLIVDDNVFARQALSMMVNEIGWTAETVESGEEAIFKIRNQRIDFPTYDLILVDSCMPGMDGCQACEQIKAHYESATCPLIIIVNAHRGEAQKAVKQVSTDGLLYKPVTPAMFLDSVAKAIKDKNHCYHVAPQVKKQHLEGLTLLLVEDNPTNQQVAKELLEIEGAAVELANDGVAAINIIKNNHHSFDAVLMDIQMPNMDGYSATKEIRNTLGLKKLPIIAMTASTMESDQATALAASMNDHIGKPFQLEEVINVLLKWTRAQQQKVKENQESQL; this is encoded by the coding sequence ATGAAGATAAGGACCGACCTGACTTTAAACCTGAGCCTATTTTCACTGTTACCCACTGTTATTATTACATTACTACTATATATTAATGCTACAAGCTTTGTTGAAAAAAATGCCATAGAACATTTAGCCACCATCAGTGAAATACAACAAGCACGTTTACATACTTTAATTAGCCACCACCGTGATCGGGTCAAATTGATTGCAAGCAGAACTAAACTACGTACTCTATTGCAAGATTATCAAAATAAATCTGAAGCCAAATTAGTCACCTACATGCAACGTATTCTTGATGATGCGATTCATTCTGTCGAAGGTATTGAGGCTGCTTTTATTTATAGTCGACAACAAGAGCTTGTATTGGACACCTACATTAATAACGAAGTAATACAGTCAACAGCTATTAATCATCAACAACTGGATGAACCAAACCGTCCATTAGTATGGCGCAATGGTAATAACCACTTCAATATACAAATTGTAGAGCCACTCTTTTTACAAAACCAATCGATTGGGTATTTGCTTGTTCAATTTGAAGCAGATAGCTTTTTAAGTACTTTCACCAATTATGTTGGCATGGGAACAACCGGGGAATTAATCGTTGCTCGACAAGAGGATAGTCAACCCCTCCAAGTCATTCATCCTTTACGATTTACATCAACAACTGTTAACACGCCAGTAACAGCATTTAATTCACAGAAAGCTAGCAATAATTCATTTATCCAAAAAGACATCAATACAACAACTGTCATACCCGAGGTGAAAGATTATCGTGGCCATGAAGTAATCGCCGTTGCTAGCCAAATAATCGACCTACCATGGGTGTTAATTGTGAAAATGGACCGCAAGGAAATATTTAGCCCAGTAAAAAAACCGTTTGCCTATTTTTTTGTTTCAATATTGGTAATACTCATTTTAGGCGCAACCTTTGGGTTATTTATGGCACGACGTATTTCTGGCCCAATAGAACAGCTAACTCATGCCACCCGACTAAGCAAACCTGTTAAATTAACATCACAAAATGAAATTGGCTTACTGGCGACAGCCCATAACAACATGTTAACTCAGCAGCTACGCCATCAATCTGAGCTTGAACATAAAGTAGAGGAGCGCACAAATGAACTAAATGAAGCACTCAAAGCAGCTAAAGCAGCAGATCGAGCAAAAAGTGAGTTTTTATCCAACATGAGCCATGAAATCCGTACTCCAATGAATGCTATCTTAGGGATGATTCAGTTATTGACAAAAACTTTCCTTAATACCAAGCAATCAGACTATGTACAAAAGATGGAATCGGCTGCTCGTTTATTATTGGCTATTATCAATGATATTCTCGATTTTTCCAAAATCGAAGCGGGTAAACTTACCCTGGATTTACGCCCCAACAATATTGATCAACTCTTGCACAACGTAGGTGTCATTGCTGCGAATAATATTGGCAATAAAAAACTAGAAATTATCTTTGATATCACCCCTGACTTATCACAAAAGAACTTTATGATAGATGAGCTGCGTTTACAGCAGGTTTTAATCAACCTGACTAGCAATGCCATTAAGTTTACCAATACTGGTGAAATTGTGTTATCAGTTAAGTCAACGGAATTAAAAGAAACTCATATATTATTTTTTGAAGTTCGTGACACTGGTATTGGAATTGCCCCTGAACAATTAGAAAAAATATTTGATTGCTTTAGCCAGGCAGAAACCTCTACGACTAGACGATTTGGTGGTACTGGTCTTGGCCTGACGATTAGTAAACACTTAGTGGAGTTAATGGGTGGAACAATCTGCGTTGAGAGTGAATTAGGCAAAGGGAGTATCTTTAGATTTAACATTTCTTGCCAAGTGGCTGCCTCCCTCCCCCTCTCCCAACAACAAACTTATATATTACCAGATAATTTAAAGGTATTAATTGTTGATGATAATGTGTTTGCACGCCAAGCATTATCAATGATGGTCAATGAAATTGGCTGGACTGCTGAAACGGTTGAAAGTGGAGAAGAGGCTATATTTAAAATACGCAATCAACGTATAGACTTTCCAACTTATGATTTAATTCTAGTAGACTCGTGTATGCCGGGTATGGACGGCTGTCAAGCCTGCGAACAAATTAAAGCGCACTATGAATCAGCTACATGCCCGTTGATTATTATTGTTAACGCCCACCGAGGTGAGGCTCAAAAAGCTGTCAAGCAAGTGTCAACAGATGGCTTATTGTATAAACCTGTTACTCCCGCAATGTTCCTTGATAGTGTTGCAAAAGCAATTAAAGATAAAAACCATTGTTATCATGTAGCTCCACAGGTTAAAAAGCAACACCTAGAAGGCTTAACTTTATTATTGGTTGAGGATAATCCCACCAACCAACAAGTAGCGAAAGAGCTATTAGAAATTGAGGGAGCAGCCGTTGAATTAGCCAATGACGGTGTCGCTGCAATCAATATTATAAAAAACAATCATCATTCATTTGATGCTGTTTTAATGGATATTCAAATGCCTAATATGGATGGCTATAGTGCAACAAAAGAAATCCGCAATACGCTTGGTTTAAAAAAACTGCCTATTATTGCCATGACCGCCAGCACTATGGAGTCAGATCAAGCAACAGCACTAGCAGCAAGCATGAACGACCATATTGGCAAGCCTTTTCAACTTGAAGAAGTCATTAATGTATTGCTTAAATGGACACGCGCCCAACAACAGAAAGTGAAAGAAAACCAGGAAAGCCAATTGTAA